In Salmo salar chromosome ssa03, Ssal_v3.1, whole genome shotgun sequence, a single genomic region encodes these proteins:
- the pcmtd1 gene encoding protein-L-isoaspartate O-methyltransferase domain-containing protein 1, protein MGGAVSAGEDNDDLIDNLKEAQYIRTDHVEQAFRAIDRGDYYLVGYRDNAYKDLAWKHGNIHLSAPCIYSEVMEALKLQQGLSFLNLGSGTGYLSTMVGLIIGPFGVNHGVELHRDVVDYAKEKLDDFIKNSDSFDKFEFCEPVFMVGNCLEISSDSHQYDRIYCGAGVQKDHENYMKILLKVGGILVMPIEDQLTQITRTGQCSWESKNILAVSFAPLVQQNRAEGSKPDAVELPPVTVRSLQDLSRIYIRRTLRDLTNKESPDNSLVQRAPQKRKRRRCRRRRINTYVFVGNQLIPQAVESEEDERIEEEQHKEEKEAQEKEAKEEERDIGSIEILKAVNVLRDKIMTLPLPESLKAYLLHYREK, encoded by the exons ATGGGGGGTGCGGTGAGCGCCGGGGAGGACAACGATGATCTGATTGACAACCTGAAGGAGGCGCAGTACATCCGTACGGACCACGTGGAGCAGGCCTTCAGGGCCATCGACCGCGGGGACtactacctggttggctacag GGACAATGCCTACAAGGACCTGGCTTGGAAGCATGGCAACATTCATCTGTCTGCCCCCTGTATCTACTCTGAGGTGATGGAGGCGCTGAAGCTGCAGCAGGGACTGTCCTTCCTCAACCTGGGCAGCGGGACTGGGTACCTCAGCACCATGGTGGGACTCATCATAG GTCCATTTGGAGTGAACCATGGAGTTGAGCTCCACAGGGATGTGGTGGATTACGCCAAGGAGAAACTGGATGACTTCATCAAGAATAGTGACAGCTTTGATAA GTTTGAGTTCTGTGAACCAGTCTTCATGGTGGGCAACTGTCTGGAGATCTCGTCAGACAGTCACCAATACGACCGTATCTACTGTGGTGCGGGGGTGCAGAAGGATCATGAAAATTACATGAAAATCCTGCTCAAAGTGGGGGGTATTCTAGTGATGCCTATAGAAGATCAG CTGACCCAGATCACCAGGACTGGCCAGTGTTCCTGGGAGAGTAAGAATATCCTGGCTGTGTCGTTCGCTCCTCTGGTCCAGCAGAACAGAGCTGAGGGAAGCAAGCCTGATGCAGTAGAACTGC CCCCGGTGACAGTCAGGAGCCTTCAGGACCTGTCTCGCATTTACATCCGCCGCACCCTCCGAGATCTGACCAACAAGGAGAGCCCTGACAACAGCCTGGTGCAGAGGGCGCCCCAGAAACGCAAGCGCAGGCGTTGCCGGCGGCGACGTATTAACACTTACGTCTTTGTGGGCAACCAGCTGATCCCCCAAGCCGTGGAGAGCGAGGAGGACGAACGGATCGAggaggagcagcacaaggaggagaaggaggcgcAGGAGAAGGAggcgaaggaggaggagagagacattggCAGCATTGAGATACTGAAGGCAGTAAATGTACTGCGAGATAAAATCATGACTTTACCTCTGCCTGAATCGCTGAAGGCCTATCTGTTACACTATCGAGAAAAATAA